One window of Channa argus isolate prfri chromosome 4, Channa argus male v1.0, whole genome shotgun sequence genomic DNA carries:
- the dhtkd1 gene encoding 2-oxoadipate dehydrogenase complex component E1 produces the protein MSAVLFLKHSVSRLPPRLVRKVVGCSYHTRKGVYGYRPKQTDRDHTLQSDRIAALNQDHGLARLVDAYRAHGHKAAKINPLLPDKPITDSVPEINMLTGTIRGQLNTLGLRHFGKAEASVEEVQAYLEETYCGHVSVETSQLSSLEEREWFADRFEELKRTSFSTEKRRQLAKIMLESQEFDHFLATKFATVKRYGGEGAESMMGFFYELFQASACSGVTDIVIGMPHRGRLNLLTGLLKFPPELMFRKMRGLSEFPDTSPAIGDVLSHLTSSVELDFGSGHPVQVTMLPNPSHLEAINPVAQGKTRARQQLRKEGDYSPEDDSQPGDQVICLQIHGDGSFTGQGIVPETLTLSNLPHYRVGGSFHLIVNNQVGYTTPSERGRSSFYCSDVGKMVNCAVIHVNGDYAEEVLRATRLAVEYQRLFRKDVILDLICYRQWGHNELDEPFFTNPAMYKIIRSRKSIPDSYSDVLISEGLMTENERNEIKSKYYGMLNDKLANMTLYSPPPTNLQGRWGDLVEPQARVTTWDTGVPVPLLQFVGAKSVELPEQIQLHSHLVKTHVQARLHKLEEGTKLDWSTAEALALGSLLCQGFNIRISGQDVGRGTFSQRHAMVVCQETNDMHIPLNHISPQQTGFLEVCNSPLSEEAVLGFEYGMSIAQPKLLPIWEAQFGDFFNGAQIVFDTFISGGEAKWLLQCGMVILLPHGYDGAGPEHSSCRMERFLQMCDSKEEGVDADTVNMAVVNPTTPAQYFHLLRRQMIRNFRKPLIVVGPKMLLRFSGAVSSLNELAPGTYFRPVLGDTSVSAERVQKVVLCSGKHYYALLKQRETSPANLNTALIRVEELCPFPLEALQQEFKKYPNAKEFIWSQEEPRNMGPWSFVAPRFEKQLACKLRLVSRPALPAPAVGIGTLHHQQQEAILTATFS, from the exons ATGTCGGCTGTGCTGTTCCTGAAACATTCAGTGAGCAGACTGCCACCGAGGCTCGTTCGGAAGGTTGTCGGCTGCTCCTACCACACCAGGAAAGGTGTTTACGGGTACCGAcccaaacagacagacagggacCACACGTTGCAGAGCGACCGCATCGCTGCACTAAATCAAG ATCATGGTCTGGCTCGTCTGGTGGACGCATACAGAGCTCACGGACACAAGGCAGCTAAAATTAATCCCTTACTACCTGACAAGCCCATAACTGACAGTGTCCCAGAGATAAACATGCTGACTGGCACCATAAGAGGACAACTCAACACATTAG GTCTGCGGCACTTCGGCAAAGCAGAGGCTTCAGTGGAAGAGGTTCAGGCCtacctggaggaaacctacTGCGGCCATGTGTCAGTGGAGACCAGCCAGCTGAGCAGTCTGGAGGAGAGGGAGTGGTTTGCGGACCGCTTTGAGGAGCTCAAGAGGACAAGTTTCTCgacagagaagaggaggcagCTGGCCAAGATCATGCTGGAGTCTCAG GAGTTTGACCACTTTCTTGCCACCAAGTTTGCTACTGTGAAACGCTatggaggagaaggagcagaGAGCATGATGGGCTTTTTCTATGAGCTTTTCCAGGCGTCTGCCTGCAGCGGAGTCACTGACATTGTTATCGGCATGCCCCACAGAGGCCGACTCAACCTTTTGACTGGCCTGCTGAAGTTCCCACCTGAG CTCATGTTCCGTAAAATGCGTGGCCTCAGCGAGTTCCCCGACACCTCGCCTGCCATCGGTGACGTCCTCTCCCACCTCACCTCCTCAGTTGAGTTGGATTTTGGATCTGGACACCCTGTACAGGTGACCATGCTCCCCAACCCGTCTCACCTCGAAGCCATCAACCCCGTGGCTCAGGGTAAAACCCGAGCCAGGCAGCAGCTCAGAAAAGAAGGAGACTATTCACCAGAAGACGACTCCCAACCAGGCGACCAGGTCATCTGTCTGCAG ATTCATGGTGATGGCTCTTTTACTGGTCAGGGGATTGTTCCAGAAACGTTGACCCTCTCAAACCTCCCTCACTACAGAGTCGGTGGGAGCTTCCACCTCATTGTGAACAACCAAGTGGGTTACACCACTCCATCGGAGAGGGGGAGATCCTCTTTTTACTGCAGTGATGTTG GTAAGATGGTGAACTGTGCTGTGATCCATGTCAATGGAGATTATGCTGAGGAGGTACTTCGGGCCACTCGCCTCGCTGTGGAGTACCAGCGGCTTTTCAGGAAAGATGTGATCCTGGATCTGATCTGCTACCGTCAGTGGGGACACAACGAGCTGGATGAGCCTTTTTTCACCAACCCAGCCATGTACAAGATCATCCG ATCGCGTAAAAGTATACCTGACTCCTACTCAGACGTGCTGATCTCTGAGGGTTTGATGACTGAAAACGAGCGTAATGAAATTAAATCCAAATACTATGGCATGCTGAATGACAAGCTCGCCAACATGACCCTGTACAGCCCTCCACCCACCAACCTGCAGGGCCGCTGGGGGGATCTGGTCGAACCTCAGGCCAGAGTCACCACCTGGGACACGGGTGTCCCTGTTCCTCTGCTGCAGTTTGTTGGAGCAAAATCAGTTGAACTACCCGAGCAAATTCAGCTGCACAGCCATCTTGTAAAAACCCATGTGCAG GCTCGATTGCACAAGTTGGAGGAGGGAACCAAGCTGGACTGGTCCACAGCAGAGGCTCTGGCCTTGGGCTCTCTCCTCTGCCAAG GCTTTAATATTCGAATCAGCGGGCAGGATGTGGGAAGAGGCACATTCAGTCAGCGACACGCCATGGTGGTGTGTCAAGAAACCAATGACATGCACATCCCTCTGAATCACATCAGCCCTCAGCAGACAGGTTTCCTGGAG gtGTGTAACAGCCCGCTCTCTGAGGAGGCAGTGCTTGGATTTGAATATGGGATGAGTATTGCACAGCCAAAGCTTCTTCCCATCTGGGAGGCTCAGTTTGGAGATTTCTTCAATGGAGCACAGATCGTCTTTGATACCTTCATCTCTGGCG GTGAAGCCAAATGGCTGCTTCAGTGTGGGATGGTGATCCTGCTGCCTCATGGCTACGATGGAGCTGGACCTGAACACTCATCCTGTCGTATGGAACGCTTCCTTCAG atGTGTGACAGTAAAGAGGAGGGTGTGGATGCCGACACCGTGAACATGGCCGTGGTGAACCCCACTACTCCTGCTCAGTACTTCCACCTGCTGAGGCGACAGATGATCCGCAACTTCCGCAAACCTCTCATTGTGGTGGGACCCAAGATGCTGTTGAGATTTTCT GGGGCAGTATCCAGTCTGAATGAACTGGCACCAGGAACATATTTCAGACCAGTATTAGGTGATACTTCAGTGTCAGCAGAAAG AGTCCAGAAGGTGGTGCTGTGCTCTGGGAAACATTACTATGCCCTGCTGAAACAGAGGGAGACGTCACCAGCAAACCTGAACACAGCTCTCATCCGTGTGGAGGAGCTGTGTCCGTTCCCACTGGAGGCTCTGCAGCAGGAGTTTAAAAAATACCCCAATGCCAAAG AGTTTATTTGGAGTCAGGAGGAGCCTCGGAACATGGGTCCCTGGTCTTTTGTAGCTCCTAGGTTTGAGAAGCAGCTGGCCTGCAAG CTCCGGTTAGTCAGCCGACCTGCTCTACCTGCTCCTGCTGTCGGTATCGGGACCCTCCATCACCAGCAACAAGAGGCCATCCTCACTGCTACCTTCTCTTAA